In Acomys russatus chromosome 28, mAcoRus1.1, whole genome shotgun sequence, the genomic window tggtttttcgagatagggtttctctgtgtagccttggctgtcctagactcactttgtagaccaggctggccttgaactcacagcaatccacctgcctctgcctcccagagtgctgggattaaaggcatgcgccaccatgcccagccctatcTGACCTTTTAAACTGAGCTGTCTGCAGGGTATTTTGAGACACTTCTGCAGGCTCTGTGGAATTTCTTAGGGATGTGAAAGCCCCAGGAGTCAGTTCTGCTCAAATCTGGAGTCTGGCATGTATGCTGAGCTGTGACAGTCGGCTGCCAAGCAGAACATTAACGCAGAGAGGTTGCTCTCTGGTGGGGCTGACAAACATTACAGTGCCAGGGATCTCAGGGGAAAgcatctctttccctccctcctctcttctcttcttccctcccactccctccctccctcccccatctttcttttctcattgtgtaacccagtccaggctagccttgaattcactatgtagcccaggctggtcttctgAATTCTGTGTTAATAGCCATTTGATACTGCACCCATCTTCTCAAATTCCTATTTACTGTACTTAGAGCACCGAGCCCCTCCTTCCTGGTATAAGGAGGCTGAAGTCTAGAGAGACCTAATCCCTCTAGTAAATTCCCAGCCCTTTCTTCCCACTCAGCTTTGTGCACCTGTATCATTGTAACTGTGTGCTAATTAACTTTAACAAGACTAGGTAGTAAATagcatacacttttttttttctttttgtctatttgtttttttcacagtttctctgtgtagccttggctgccctgaactcactttgtagaccaggctggcctggaactcacagtgatcagcctggctctgcgctgggattaaaggcgtgcgccaccccaccTGGCTAATAGTATACACTTTGCCCTACATCTTGCAAGTGGCTGGTTAGCTGGTGAAGTTGACTGGGCTCCATACTCCAAAGATGTATTTAGATAAATTGTCTAATATTTATgccaaaaaagacacagaaggcaTAAACTGAGGCAAAAACTTGCTAATTCAGGGaggtaactttattttctgaactatatacaaaatatctaTTTACAAGCCTGATTCTACAACTAAACTGCTGGCTCTTTAGAAATCTTTTTATCTGTGACATTCTACTGAGCTAGTCTACCTTTCTCTTGAGTGCCCCCCCAAACCCAAGAGGGTACTGTTAGCTCTCTTAACTAGAATACTGTTTTGCCTGTGTCCTGCCAGCTGCCTCTCTGTTGGTCCTGCAAGCCCAAAGAGAAAATCCCTATCTCTAAAACGGAGCTCCTTCCAGGAGGGATCTTCCAAGATAAAAGGGAACTCAAAGGTCTGGTTGCTATCTGGTTGCTATCACAGAAGTCTCTAGCTCCTCTTCTATAGCCTCGACAGGCTGAACCATGTCACCTTGGGGTGATGGGGGGTGCTCCAAACCAAGTCATCTTTAAGGTGGGGTAGCTTCAGGGTACCCAGCTGATTTTGCCTCCAGTCCCAGAGCCAAGACCATAAGACCTCTCCCAAGCAACTCTTTAGAACAGGCAGGAACTTCCATTCTTTAGGGTTCTTGTCTGCGGAGGCTTCCAGAAGCGCACCCAAGCTGCATCTCTTCAGGACACACCTAACTGCCTCTGCCCTCTAGCTCAGCTTTTATATTTTGCTAACAATTATGTTTTCTATGTATCATAGTCAAATATCCCGGAACAGACTAAGGCAGCAGGTGAGGGAGGTTGGACAGATCTTGTGAGTCCTATGAGTCACCGTGCTGCCTTGCTCAGCTACGGTTGCAGGCGTTGGACCTGTCACTGGACTATAGCATCCACCATCAAGTGACTCTTCCACTGCGAGCCCAGTGAGATTCCCAGCCCCAAACTATAAGAACAGGGTGCACGGCTGTTGCGTCAACTTCTGTGGGAGACAAATGTCTGTTTGCTCCAGATAAGCCACCAATGGCAGACTAAAGAAATAACTCCATTCAGGTCTAGCCTGGTGAACCAATGGGCTTGATTAGGCTGACTGACAGAGGTACGAGTTAAGAGGTAACTTACAGGAGCAGGACTGAGGGGTCAAGTCACCGAAAAAATTAGTTCAGTGCTAATGAACCCTTGGGGAGGTGGGTGTCCTCCacccagcaaccattaactgcccATGCTGGCTAGGTACCTGTCACAAGCTTGAGTCCCCTGAGAgcacctcaactgaggaaatgcctccactAGACCAGGCTATATGGCTAAGCGTGTAGGGCTTTTCCTTCtatgtgggaggggccagcctattgtgggtggtaccacacCCAAGGCAACAGGGCCCAGAGCAGGagaggccagtaagcagcaccctccatggcctctgcttcagtctctgcctccagattcccgCCCCGGCTTCCTTCCATGACAGACCaataaactgtaagccaaagaaactcttccctcttcaagttgcttttggtcgtggtggcGCATTTTATCACAGCCAATATGCACCGTAACAAAGACACTGCCTATTTCATCCTGGGATGAGACCGCATGAGAgccccctccagccccaccccatgaCAGCAATTAATGGGTCCCAGCTTATGCAGATCTAGTCAGTCACAGCTACTGAAGAACTCAAGAGGGCAACTGCCTTGTGGTGCCCTAAGAATGGTTATTTACAacaccccccttccccaccccccatccttgtatccttccCTGCCCCTTCTGTGACATTCTGTAAAACCTAAGATTCCCCAACTGGCCAATTAAAGCAAGCTGTATTTTGGGGTACACCCAAGACTGGCCACTTGGCCAACAGTCAGCTAGCAGCCCCTGCTGGCCTCCTACAGACCCTCTTATGGGAGAGATAAGGTGTTCAGAGGAGCAGAGGGTTGGCACTTATCCACCATTAGAAGAACACAGCGAGAAGGGAAGAAACCAAGGCATGCGAACAGGGTTGCAAGCCGTTTACACCAGACCTAAGGAGCAAGGTACTTACTCTTAATTGCAAATAGAAACCTTATTTTGCAAGGACAGAAAATAGGAACCTCTTTTTAATATTAAGTGGAAACCTTAGCTTAAAAGTGATAGAGCCAAATCAACCCAAATTATAGAGGGAAgtttattgggagcagctctcGAATGGGAAGTCGCTGTGCAGACTGAGTGGAGAAatagtgtgtgtggagggagagagagagagagagagagagagagagagagagagagagagagagagagagagagagagagagcgcaagggTGGGGCATGCCAGACACACCCTGTAATAGGTAGGGAACTAAGGGATCCTGGGAGAACCTGACCGCTAGGTCCGCTTTGGTTAAATAAGCAACTCAGCTGCTTGGCAAGGACTTAACATGGGACAAATGGGGACTTCCTTTCAACTGTCTTAACTGCAAACAGAACTCAACCTCAAGGTATGTTGTTCCTGCTTTGGTCTCGCCACAATCCCTTGAGCCTAAAGTGGGTACTGTTGACAAGCACTCAGTAACCgcttattctcagcacttaaCAGTTAGGAGCCTCCGCAGCTTAACCACTGCCGGCTGCAAAAGGAGCCTCctctagccgggtggtggtggcgcaagcctttagtcccagcacttgggaggcagaggcaggcggatcgctgtgaattcgaggccagcctggtctacaaagcaagtctaggacagccaaggctacacagagaagccctgtctcaaaaacaacaagaagaagaagtcagGGTAAAAAGGCACCAAAAGGGAAATAGGAGAAGGAGCCCCGGAATGCAGGAATAGATGGGAATCCAGTGGGCATGCCCGCCACACCAAGCGGGATGAGCTGAGCTGCGTCCTGCCCAGGATTCCCTCAGGCGTGGCTACCTCAGAGTGTTAGAGACTGAACTCATCCGGCCCAGACAGAGAACATCCCATACAGCACCTAAAAGAgaggctagggctggagagatggctcagaggttaagggcgctgactgttcctccagaggtcctgagttcaattcccagcaaagacatggtggctcacaaccatctgtaacgtgatctggtgccctcttctggcctgcaggtgtatatgcaggccgAGCACTGCATATATAATGATacatctttataataataaattcttCCACAGGTTTCACGTTTTTAGGAACTCAGGACAGGGTATCAGCATAgacaggcttttgtttgttttgtttttaaagactgggtttcttgtgtagcctgcctgtcctggaactcactctgcagaccaggcaggcctcaaactcatcgaTCTCTGTTGGTGTACTTTTGaccaactatttaaaaaaattatttatttacttatttattcttatgtatacagtgctctgcctgcatgtatactgagggccagaagagggcatcaaatctcattacctaggtggctgctgggaattgaactcaggacctctgaagaacagacagtgtgctcttaactgctgagccatctttctagtcccttgaccaactatttttattttggggtttctttcaatctcttcctccctacttcaccccaatcccttccaacaccccaacaccccaacacccatcaggagagaaagaaggttagtggggagagggaacatagttttccttagctgcttctcTGCTGTTTGTGgtcgttgggttccttggggcaagtccaatctccaTTTCAGGAGATCGCCAGCTTATCAAACTGcatcagcagcaaccaggagcagcaggggaaagcaccagcagcctgcttccttctctgagcCCCGAGTCTCTCTGGggctggcttttatccccactggcaaagaccatgcccctgcacaAGGAAGTTCACAGCTGACGAACATCACGcaccctctcaggaggcagttatcagctgtggacaaactggagcagcccccatatcccacacctgggatcaaaacaaaaacacgtttacatatattccaaaccttccacaacagagatccacctgtctctgcctccaagagtgctgggattaaaggcgtgagccactacctCCTGgcctttatgtagcccaggctagcttcagataTGCTACATAGCAGAGGATAGCCTTGACCATTGGAGACTTTTGTATAAACTGACAACATGACCATTCCATGGGATGGTTaaagagaaggtttttttttaagatgtgagagagagagcacagctagaggcatctggaagagtccagaacagagagGAAACACGTAGAATATAGGCAGCTATCAGACTTAGCCATGcaggagagaagtgggaggggagagacagaggagacagagtgtgtgtgtgtgtggaggggggcaCAACAGGAAACTTAGTAGCATTACAAGGCCAGTGAgtagctggggggaggggagcccgTGAGCTGGAGGGAGTTTAGGGTAAAGAACAAAGTGAGAATAGCCGGGATGCCAGCGTGGACTCTGAATTTTGTAACAGGAACTTGTGACACCAAGGGAGCCTGGAAGCTGGGTATTCCCTTTGCCATGCAGATGGACGCCACAGATAGCCGTTCTGCCAGCTTCCTTAGGCAGAGGGGAATTGGCTTTGCACGTTCTTGAGGAAGCTGGTTTTTATGTAACCGCCAGACATCCTCCCAAAGCTAGGTGGAGCCATTGCTGGATATTTGGACTACTTTTTGGAATTTTGGGAAATGGAGTGTCCTTTGGACCTAGCACGCTCTGTCTTTACCTCCTGAATTCTGGGGGTTAcgaacacacaccaccacaagtGGCTTACGTGGCACtggggggtagtggtggtggaaATTAGGGTCTCATGCTCGCTAGGGaggcattctaccaactgacTACATCCTGggctcatatatatttttttggttggtttttttttgagacagggtttctctgtgtagctttggctgtcctggactcgcattgtagaccaggctggcctcgaactcacagggatccacctgcctctgcctctcgagtgctgggattaaaggtgtgcaccactatcgCCCAGCCTGGGCTCATAATTTACATTCTCTTTTCCCTAACCATATAAATTTGCAAGCCAGCCACCTCCACCCGCAGCTGGGCCGACTCAGAGGCCAGTACAGAGCTTCTATATGCCTCTTGCTTGTAGTTCCTCCCTTGCGTGGGCAAGTTCTTTCTGGGTGGACAGCTGAGGCTGAGTGGCTTATTGCCCGGGATGACTAAGCACCTGATGCCACAGCTGCTTCCCGCTCCTGTTCCACGTGTGCTGCTTTCAGGGATTGCAATTTATAGTCTAGTCTGTCAGTCACATTGGTGGTGTCCTTGCACTCTTGTGGAAGGCTCATTCATCAGGAAGGCTTGCCGATCTCCGTCACACAGATGATGACAGCAACTCTGGAACACTGCTCCACCTTAAGATGAACAGCATTAGTTGTATGTCTTTTTACCCACAGTAAGGTCGGTGCAACTGCAGGAAGACATGCcatgtcttctcctcctcctcttctcctcctttcttcttccttcagatttattatgtatacaatggtctgCCTGCACacgtgcctgcctgccagaagagggcaccagatctcattacagatggttgtgagcctcaggacctctggaagagcagccagtgagtgctcttaacttctgagccatctctccagcccgtgttgaattttcttaaaaaactaaaaatagaattcCCATATGACCCAGACATATCACTTCTGGATCCAAGGCTTTGATATCCTGCTACACAGACCCAAACGCCCATCAACTGGCAAATAATGAAAACGTTGTGTGAGTATACAATCAGCTTTACCCAGCCTAACGAAAGGTTGAAGAAAAAAGGATGGAAGTGGAGAAAACATTAAGAGAGGtagaaagacagacattaccCATTCTCTTTTATACGTAGGTCcttctaaaatttttatgtttttgcatTTAGTTGGGAGTGTGTATAGAGGCGACGAAACTAGAAAGGGACTCAAAAAGGGGGGAGGGCTTTAAGGGAGATGGGTGGGGAGGATAATAGAGCACGTGATCTGAAGGCAGGAATGGAGacagggagatggaggaagggaagggggttGTGGAGgatcaaacaaaactaaaaacataagaaaatgtcGTAAGGAAACTCATTGCTTTGTAGCTAAttatagaagaggaggaggaggacctttCCCAGAAACcaggcagggggcggggcttctTAAATTacccgtccccctccccccacgggCCTAGTCTTGTGCTATCTGTGCTAATAATCTTAGCTGCTGACAGTTCAAAAGGGCAACAACCCAGTCTTCGCCAGAGGACAGACTTGGCTTAATAAAACCTGTATATTCGGTGCATTGGACACAATGCTTCCTTTCAGTGTCGTCTACCATGTTGGCGGTGGGAATGAAAACACACCACTTACCAAAGTAAATAATTACTGAATAGCCAAAGTAGCTTAGATCAGTTAGCAACACCCGCTGCGTCTGCCCCTTCCTATTTATCCATCACCAATTGCTAAATTAATCCTGCCAGGAGCTGTTCCTGGCTGCCCACTGCCCTCAGACATGGGGGACTAATGAAAACCTGGTGGGCTCCTTCCCTGTGGAGGCGCCAGGCTGGGGTGTCTTGGCTGCATAACGGATGTGGGCAGGGGACATACTTCTGGTTTTAGGGCTAGTCTTGGGCAGGACCCTTTGATGAGAGGGTTCAGACGGTGAGGGCTAGGGAGACAGAGCAGTTTAGGAACTGACCTGGGTTGCCACGGTCCAGGGAATCCCGTGACTCCTCCATCTGGCcatgcaggaggaaggagggtcagTTTTGGACTATCAGAAGGGTTCCCTACACCGCCAACAGGCTTTACAGAGCACCCAGATCGCCTGCGGCCCGGGAAGGGTGACAGACAAAACGCAAAGCTCCAGATCCCTGCCTTTGGAAAGCTCACAGGAGGCATGCCCTAAGCCAGCAAGCGCACAACTTTTCTGTCAAGCTGCAGGAGCGCAGGATTGCCCCTGGGTTTGCACTCCCCGGCCGCCACGGCGAGGGGCTGGGGCGGGCTCCCGGCTCCGTCCGGCCGTCGGGGGGCGCTGCCTCCTCCCGTGCGGCGGGGGGCGCTGCGGGCCGGGCGGCGGGGGGCGCTGCCTCCTCCGGGACGGCGGGGGGCGCTGCGGGCCGGGCGGCGGGGGCGGCCCGGGCCGGCGCGGCGAGCGGCTCGGCGGATGGAGAGTCTGGCCGCGGCCGGCGGCGCCGCCTCCTCGTCGGGCCGGGCACGGCGGGCCGGGGCCTTTGTGTgaggcggcggcagcggcggcggcgatGGTGCTCGGGCCCCGCGGAACCGGGTAAGCGCGGTCGGGTGAGGGCTGCCCCTGGTCGAGCCGGCTCCCGCTCGGCCTCTCTGCTGCCCTGGCTGGGCGCGCCCCGCCGGCCGGCGTCCCCGGCtcgtcccttccttcctctctcctccctgcggGCGTCCGGGCCTCGGCTCCCGGGGTGCCTGGCCTGGGGCTGCCCCCTTGCCGCGGTGCTACGCCCCCTCCGCCCTCGCGGATTGCAGAGGAGAACTCGGTGCCACCAGACCGTTGGGGTGCACACTCCCTGCAAGTTCCAGATCCACGGGGGTGCCCGGAGCCTCCCACAGTGGATGAGTGGCCTCTAGAGCTTGGGAGACGGTGTGGTTGGTACCCGACTAGATCCAGACGAGTTCTGGACCCCGGAAAAAAGTTGGGAATTGTTGGCAGAACCTAGTGCGATGGAGAAAGCGGTTGTGCTGCTCGCTCAGGGCGACTTGTGAGACGCACAAGCATGTGACCAGCCAGAGCGGAAAGAGGGGAAAGTGATGTTAAAAAGGCTTGACGGACTCTTTCCCTTGCAGGAGGCATCCGGTTGTTGGTAATTGTTAGTATTGTGCTTGGTAAAGACAAATGCATCGTACCCAAGTAACGTTAGATACCACAGCTGTGTTcgatttgctttcttctttgcttgtttgtttagcttCGTCCACCGGACACAGTAGCGTCCACAGCGTAGGCATGTAGCCTAAGGAGGAAAGGCAAGGAGGGGATTCCAGAGTGTGAGACTTTTGAGCTGGGTCCGGTGGTTCCTATCTGTAATCTGGCATCTGGGAGGTAGGGGCCGGAGCGTCACGAGATCAAGGCCGTCCTTAGTAACAGAGCAATTTgagagtcagcctgggctacataagaatgTGTCtcagaagggggagagagggggcggggactTGAAAGGACAGCTACTACAGACAACTAAAAGTGCAACGGTTGTCTCTTCTTCAGTAGCTAATGGAGCTTGGATGAAAGTGTTCCAAGTGTATTTGTGGCGGTTGGCACTGTGAGGGAGAAGGATAGATTTAATGACAGAAGACACTTTATATACGAAGACATTAATAAAGAAACCCGAGCCTGTGGTAGAGGACTGTGCTCAGTAGACGGTCTCCCACTAGTTGGAAGAACCCCAGCTTGGTACCTGCAGCTCATGCTTATCTCTTTAAATAGACAGCTTGGCTTTATAGCACAGGGCTATCCTAATAGttcaggctgtcctagaactcctgcCCTGTGGCCTTCCacgtgctagaattataggtatATGTCATTGCACCTGGCCTTTGAGTttagtggtttgttgttgttgttggtggtggtggtttgtttttgtttgtctgtttgttttgttttgttgcttttcgacacagggtttctctgtgtagctttcgctgtcctggactcactttgtagaccaggctggcctcaaactcacagcaatctgcctgcctctgcctcccgaatgctgggattaaaggtgtgtgccacctcccctgcctcttgtttttttttttttttttttttttttttaaggatttatttgttcttgttttgtgtgcatgagcctttgcctgcatggatgtgtgtgtgtgtgtgtgtgtgtgtgtgtgtgtgtgtgtctgttgcctgaagcagccagaagaggttgtcagattcccctggaacttgagttatagacatgtggatgctgggaatggaacctgggtcctttgggtGAACGGCAGATGCTCTTagcagctgagctgtctctgcaaTCCCAGCCTCTTAGACTTTCAAGACCAAGctaattgattttttaattttttcctcatcccttttgggTTTTATCGTAAAGATTCCGTAGCTGGGCACATGCACGGTGAAGATCATGTCCTCCTTGTTGTTCTTTGGCTCCCgttctccccgtgtgtgtgttcACTCCTCTCAGCTAGGACACGTTCAGAATGGTTGCATTTTCTCCTGCCCAGAGCCCTCTTTGAGGCTGTTCTCCTCTCCTCCACAGATTGACCTTGCTGATACAGGGGCGACTTCACCGGAGCTGCTAAGATGGGCATGAGGATCAAACTGCAAAGCAGCAACCACCCTAACAACCTGCTGAAGGAGCTCAACAAGTGCCGGCTGTCAGAGACCATGTGCGACGTCACCATCGTGGTAGGGAGCCGCTCCTTTCCTGCCCACAAGGCCGTGCTGGCGTGCGCAGCTGGCTACTTCCAGAACCTCTTCTTGAATACTGGGCTTGATGCTGCCCGGACCTACGTGGTGGACTTCATCACGCCCGCCAACTTTGAAAAGATTCTGAGCTTTGTCTACACGTCCGAGCTTTTCACAGACCTGATCAACGTTGGGGTCATCTATGAGGTCGCCGAGCGTCTGGGTATGGAGGACCTCCTTCAGGCCTGCCACTCTACGTTTCCAGACCTAGAGAGCACTGCGATGGCTAAGTCCTTGACCAGCAGCGGTGACAGCCAGTCTGCTACTCTGAGTTGTTCTTCGGTAGATCCCGCCCACTCCCTGGGGGAGCTCCGGGGGAGTGGGGAACACTTTGGTCCTGATAGAAACTGTGTGTTACCTGCTGATGCTGGAGGGAGCtataaagaggaagagaggagtgtCGCAGGGGACACTAGTCATAGCTTGCCCCTGCCACCAAAGACAGAAGACCACGACGCCCCTGTTCCCTTCACTTCTGTTCCTACGATGGTGACCCCACCCATCCTAAGCACTGCCAGCACAGGCATCCAGACCAGCATGGGTCCTTGCCAGCCATACAAAGTTCAAAGCAATGGAGACTTTAATAAAAACAGCTTCTTCGCCTCGGACAATGCCATAGACATTATGCCCGGGACCAATTCCTGTCAGAGCACCAGCGACCACTCCAGAGATCCCGGCTTTGGGCAGGTGGATGAGCTCCAGCTGGAAGGCCTGGCGGACGACGATTTGCAGTTTGAGGATCCGGCTGAGGACATGGGGACGGCCGAGGAGGTGATTGAGCTAAGCGATGACACTGAGGATGACCTGACCTTCGGTGAGGGTGACAGCCGGGAGAATAAGGCCGTGCCCTGCCAGGTATGCAAGAAAGTCCTAGAACCCAACATCCAGCTGATACGACAGCACGCGCGGGACCACGTGGAC contains:
- the Zbtb39 gene encoding zinc finger and BTB domain-containing protein 39, which produces MGMRIKLQSSNHPNNLLKELNKCRLSETMCDVTIVVGSRSFPAHKAVLACAAGYFQNLFLNTGLDAARTYVVDFITPANFEKILSFVYTSELFTDLINVGVIYEVAERLGMEDLLQACHSTFPDLESTAMAKSLTSSGDSQSATLSCSSVDPAHSLGELRGSGEHFGPDRNCVLPADAGGSYKEEERSVAGDTSHSLPLPPKTEDHDAPVPFTSVPTMVTPPILSTASTGIQTSMGPCQPYKVQSNGDFNKNSFFASDNAIDIMPGTNSCQSTSDHSRDPGFGQVDELQLEGLADDDLQFEDPAEDMGTAEEVIELSDDTEDDLTFGEGDSRENKAVPCQVCKKVLEPNIQLIRQHARDHVDLLTGNCKVCETHFQDRNSRVTHVLSHIGIFLFSCDMCETKFFTQWQLTLHRRDGIAENNIIIHPNEPLAGKLGLFAGAASPELKCAACGKALAKDFHVVRGHILEHLNLKGQACSVCDQRHLNLCSLMWHTLCHLGISVFSCSVCASSFVDWHLLEKHMAVHQSLEDALFRCHFCSQSFRSEAAYRYHVSQHKCSGGLDSRPGLGLPHLALQKRKLPAEEFLSEELALQGQPGNSKYNCKVCGKRFAHTSEFNYHRRIHTGEKPYQCKVCHKFFRGRSTIKCHLKTHSGALMYRCTVCGHYSSTLNLMSKHVGVHKGSLPPDFTIEQTFMYVIHSKEAEKNPDS